One Candidatus Marinimicrobia bacterium CG08_land_8_20_14_0_20_45_22 genomic region harbors:
- a CDS encoding methylmalonyl-CoA mutase — MPESKHLEDQRKSWESGTVKKVTDRNPERKKEFMTGSWIPVERVHLPSITTDAEYSEKLGFPGEYPFTRGVQPTMYRGRFWTMRQYAGFGTAEESNQRYKFLMSQGQTGLSIAFDLPTQIGYDSDDPHSEGEVGKVGVAIDTLKDMEILFDGIPLDKVSTSMTINAPAAVLLAMYIAVAEKQGISKQEINGTIQNDILKEYMARGTYIFPPKPSLRLITNIFEYCVQEVPKWNTISISGYHIREAGSTAVQEVAFTLADGIEYVKAAVKAGMDVDAFADRLSFFFNSHNDLLEEVAKFRAARRIWAKIMKEKFHAKSPKSMMLRFHTQTGGSTLTAQQPDNNIVRIAIQTLAAVLGGTQSLHTNSRDEALGLPTEDAVRIALKTQQIVAYESGVTNSIDPLAGSYLVESLTDKIESDVWNYIDKIEEFGGMVRAIENGFVQKEIQDAAYKYQREVESGERVIVGVNKFTVEQEAPKEILKVDPELRNVQIRKIAEVRKIRNASTVKSCLNELREGAKHPEVNLMPLILDAVSEYATLGEICNVLREEFGEYQESIVL, encoded by the coding sequence ATGCCTGAAAGTAAACACTTAGAAGATCAGCGGAAATCCTGGGAATCCGGTACTGTTAAAAAAGTGACGGATAGAAATCCGGAACGTAAAAAAGAATTCATGACGGGTTCATGGATTCCGGTTGAACGCGTTCATTTGCCTTCTATTACTACTGACGCCGAATATTCGGAAAAATTAGGTTTTCCCGGCGAATATCCATTCACGCGCGGCGTTCAGCCGACAATGTATCGCGGTCGATTCTGGACGATGCGGCAATACGCAGGATTCGGAACGGCGGAGGAATCCAACCAGCGATATAAATTTTTGATGAGTCAGGGACAAACCGGTTTATCCATCGCTTTCGACTTACCAACGCAGATCGGCTACGATTCCGACGATCCTCACTCGGAAGGCGAAGTCGGAAAAGTTGGCGTTGCCATAGACACTCTCAAGGATATGGAAATCCTGTTTGACGGTATTCCGTTGGATAAAGTATCGACATCCATGACGATCAACGCGCCGGCAGCGGTTCTACTTGCCATGTATATTGCGGTTGCGGAGAAGCAGGGTATTTCCAAGCAAGAAATAAACGGTACTATTCAAAACGACATTCTTAAAGAATACATGGCGCGCGGTACTTATATATTCCCGCCGAAACCATCACTTAGACTAATCACTAATATTTTTGAATATTGTGTGCAGGAAGTGCCGAAGTGGAATACGATCAGCATTTCCGGATATCATATTCGAGAAGCCGGATCAACGGCAGTTCAGGAGGTTGCATTCACGCTGGCGGATGGAATCGAATATGTCAAAGCCGCAGTAAAAGCGGGGATGGATGTTGATGCCTTCGCGGATCGCTTGTCGTTTTTCTTTAATTCGCACAACGATCTGTTGGAAGAAGTGGCGAAGTTTCGGGCGGCTCGCCGAATTTGGGCAAAGATTATGAAGGAAAAATTTCATGCCAAAAGCCCAAAGTCGATGATGCTCCGATTCCATACGCAGACGGGCGGGAGCACATTGACGGCGCAACAGCCGGATAACAATATAGTTCGCATCGCTATTCAGACATTGGCGGCAGTGCTTGGCGGAACGCAGAGCCTTCACACGAATTCGCGAGACGAAGCTTTGGGTTTGCCGACTGAAGACGCCGTTCGGATCGCGCTCAAGACTCAGCAGATTGTCGCCTATGAATCAGGCGTGACAAACAGTATCGATCCGCTCGCCGGATCATATTTGGTTGAGAGTTTGACTGACAAAATAGAATCCGATGTTTGGAATTATATTGACAAAATCGAAGAATTTGGCGGGATGGTTCGTGCGATTGAGAACGGATTTGTTCAAAAGGAAATTCAAGACGCCGCCTATAAATATCAACGCGAAGTCGAAAGCGGAGAGCGTGTTATCGTCGGTGTAAATAAATTTACCGTTGAACAAGAAGCGCCGAAGGAAATCTTAAAAGTCGATCCTGAACTCAGAAATGTTCAAATCCGAAAAATAGCTGAAGTGCGGAAAATTCGGAATGCCAGCACAGTCAAATCCTGCCTGAACGAACTTCGGGAAGGCGCGAAACATCCGGAAGTCAATCTGATGCCGCTGATACTCGACGCAGTGAGTGAATATGCAACTCTCGGCGAAATCTGCAACGTTCTTCGAGAAGAATTCGGCGAGTATCAAGAATCGATCGTTTTATAG
- a CDS encoding methylmalonyl Co-A mutase-associated GTPase MeaB produces the protein MNDLAERILKGDVRAIARAISWIENNRPEKEKLIDALYPHCGNAQVWGITGPPGAGKSTLLDKIIEIERHRQKKVAVIAVDPSSPFSGGAILGDRLRMQSHATDEGVFIRSMASRGHLGGVAQATRDAIKVLDAAGFDLIAVETIGVGQTEIEVVGLSDLVLLVLVPGLGDEIQAMKAGVMEIGDIFVVNKKDRDGAMKLKAEIEYVLGIQFADQPEKIKPVVMTAASMNEGIDELLTAIDAYVLKISNNGFLQNKRKGRLKSEIRQIFTQKVSAYINQKYDFENRLDKWVDAVYRKKNGPYSLINGKINLFLRESNWL, from the coding sequence GTGAACGATCTTGCGGAAAGGATTCTTAAGGGCGATGTTCGTGCGATAGCGCGAGCTATCAGTTGGATTGAGAACAACCGACCGGAAAAAGAGAAACTTATTGACGCGTTGTATCCGCATTGTGGCAATGCTCAGGTTTGGGGAATTACCGGTCCGCCCGGTGCAGGGAAAAGCACGCTACTGGATAAAATCATTGAAATCGAAAGACATAGACAAAAAAAAGTCGCCGTTATTGCAGTCGATCCGAGTTCGCCGTTTTCTGGTGGAGCGATTTTGGGGGATCGCCTGCGAATGCAGAGTCACGCCACAGATGAAGGTGTATTTATCCGGTCGATGGCATCGCGCGGGCATTTGGGCGGCGTCGCGCAGGCAACTCGCGATGCGATTAAAGTTCTGGATGCCGCCGGGTTCGATCTGATTGCTGTCGAAACAATCGGAGTTGGGCAGACTGAGATCGAGGTTGTCGGACTTTCTGATCTTGTTTTGTTGGTTTTGGTTCCGGGGCTTGGCGACGAAATTCAGGCAATGAAAGCGGGAGTGATGGAAATTGGCGATATTTTTGTCGTTAATAAAAAGGATCGGGATGGTGCAATGAAACTCAAAGCCGAGATTGAATATGTTCTCGGAATTCAATTTGCCGATCAACCGGAAAAAATCAAGCCTGTCGTGATGACAGCGGCATCGATGAATGAAGGAATCGATGAACTGTTAACTGCTATTGATGCTTATGTTTTAAAGATTTCTAATAACGGTTTTCTTCAAAATAAACGTAAAGGTCGGCTCAAATCCGAAATTAGGCAAATTTTTACCCAAAAAGTGTCTGCTTATATCAATCAGAAATATGATTTTGAGAATAGACTTGACAAGTGGGTCGATGCTGTCTATCGGAAAAAAAATGGTCCCTATTCTTTGATTAACGGGAAAATTAACCTATTTTTAAGAGAGAGTAATTGGTTATGA
- a CDS encoding methylmalonyl-CoA mutase, whose product MQLSAKSATFFEKNSASIKNRSFYREDVVKKIIRILIAKPGLDGHDRGAKYVARALKDAGYEVIYTGIRQTPEAIVKTAIQEDVDFVGLSLLSGAHNELFPKVVRLLREQQASDIIVFGGGVIPDVDIPQLKDNGIEIIFTPGTPISDVIQFIEANRERVSR is encoded by the coding sequence ATGCAACTCTCGGCGAAATCTGCAACGTTCTTCGAGAAGAATTCGGCGAGTATCAAGAATCGATCGTTTTATAGGGAGGATGTCGTGAAGAAAATCATTCGAATACTTATCGCAAAACCCGGTCTTGACGGACATGATCGTGGAGCAAAGTATGTCGCCCGAGCCTTGAAAGACGCCGGTTATGAGGTTATTTATACTGGCATTCGTCAGACTCCGGAAGCGATCGTCAAAACGGCGATTCAGGAGGACGTGGATTTTGTTGGACTTAGCCTTTTGTCCGGCGCGCATAACGAATTATTTCCAAAAGTCGTTCGGCTTTTGCGGGAACAGCAGGCAAGCGATATTATTGTTTTTGGAGGCGGCGTGATTCCCGATGTCGATATTCCGCAACTTAAAGATAACGGCATTGAAATCATTTTTACGCCCGGAACTCCAATTTCTGATGTCATTCAATTTATCGAAGCTAATCGGGAGCGAGTCAGTCGGTGA